The following is a genomic window from Chitinispirillum alkaliphilum.
CAGCTTCTTTTTCAAATCAGGAGAAAAATGATATCTCGCACACAAACCCTGCTGTTTACGAACATCTGAAAAACTGGGTGGGTATAAGCGTTGTCGAAAAACCGGTCCGTCAAAATAACTGCGTAGAGAAATTTATCCTTTTTGAAGAGAGTCCTTCTGAAGAACCGGAGTTTCAGGAGGAGAGTGAGGAGAGTGAGGAAAACCAAATTTCGGTGAAGCAGTACAAAGTTGCACCACGGCAGGTTTCTGTAGACAAGCCTCCTTTGGCCCGCTTAAATATATCTCCCCGGCTGGGTGAGGCTGGGGAAGAGATTTTGCTGGATGCTGGTTTAAGCAGAGATGCCCAGGGTTTGGCTGAACATCTTATGGTTAGATGGGATCTCAATGGTGACGGGGTCTGGGATTTGCCGCAGGAGGGAGAATACTCATCCAAAAAGCAGATTCTTCACACCTTTGACCATCCCGGTGTCTATAACGTCTCTGTTGAGGTCAGGGATAGAATGGGCCGGCATTCAGTTGCTTCAAAACAACTTGAGATAAAAGAGGCCATAAGAGTTGAGGAGATCAGCGGGCCTTTGCAGGCTTACACCGGTCAGCAGATTGAGTTTGCACTGAAGATCTCTTCCGGTTTGGACAGAATTGATCAGTTTCGCTGGGAGTTCAACAAAGAGGGCTTCGGTAAAATTGAGAAAACCCACCAGCCTTCAATCTGGCTGGATTTTGATCAGCCCGGAGAATACATGCTTTCAGTGTATCTGTCAGGGGAACCGGAATCAGAAATGTCAAAACAATTTCAATTCCGAATCGTAGATAGTCCGGTGGAGGTGAGTGCCGGAGGACCATACAGCGGCCGTACCTATCACCCGGTTGTGTTTGAAGGTAAGGTGCAAAGCAGTTTCAGAAAAGTTGAAAAAATGGAGTGGGATTTTACCGGAACGGGAGTTAGCGATTTTTCAGGGGTAAGTTCTGTCTCAGAGTATATATTTAATGAGCCGGGTGTGTACAGGGCTGTTTTCACTGCAGAATTTGATGATGGTACCAGGGTTGCAGACACTGCAATTGTAACCATTGAACACAGGCCACCGCTGGCGAATGCTGGAGAGGATGTTGCCTCCAGGCCTGGAAGAAGGGTAAGGCTTGCTGGAACCGGCGATGATCCGGAGGGAAGGATTATAAGGTATGAGTGGGATTTTGGTGGAAACGGAGAGTTTGACTGGAGTTCCGGTGAGAGTGGGGAGGTTACCCACAGATTTGATGAGTATACAAAGGCCGTTTTGAAGGTGACCAATGAGTATGGGGTGTCTGCTCTGGATACGGTTAATATCATAATCTGCCCACCGGAAATGGCTCTTATTGAAGATGGTAAGTACTGTATAGATATCTACGAATGGCCAAACAAGCGTGGGACGGTTCCTGAGGTTAATGTCACTTATCAGGAAGCAAAGGACTCCTGTGAAAGGGTGGGAAAAAGGCTTTGTACACCGCAGGAGTGGGAAATGGCATGCCGGGACTCAAGAGACAGAAACTCATACCCTTATGGTAGAAGGTATGATACAGACAAGTGTAACACATTGGGTAATCCTTTTGTTAAAAACCAGATCGCTCCCTCAGGGACCTTTCCTGATTGTGCCGGACGATCAGGGATTTACGATATGAGCGGAAACGTGGCAGAGTGGACATTTTCGGAAGACCGCGATAAGGCTTTCGTGTACGGTGGATTTTATCAGAGTGGTGAAAATGAGAGCAGATGCGACTCAAAGCTTCTGCTTGAGAAAAACAGGAACTATTTTTATACAGGGTTCAGATGCTGCAAATAATTTTAAATAAGATAAATACGTATAGCTCAGCAAAAAACCGCTGGTGGTTGCCGGCAGTCACGGGTTTACTGTATTCTCTTTGCATGCCGCCGTTTAACAGTTTTTTTAATCCTCTGTTTACTCCGTTTCCACTGTTTTCTTTTGTCGCGCTGATACCGCTACTCTTTTTTGCAACCAGAAATCCACGGAAAAAAGCTGCTGTTCATACTTTCATCTACCTGTTTTTCATGTCTTTGGGGCAGTATTACTGGAT
Proteins encoded in this region:
- a CDS encoding PKD domain protein, giving the protein MKFSAKTASMLILLSLLSCSLNRKSEFEVQIVVGEANLKRSSGAEPLRALQGLGATDTVEVGAESKIKIESRSGGVLYVLGPALFSLQPFLSENVKIMLHKGEVCAILSEEESFYIQTPYIQIESKASQISVYYREREKGTVVAVLSGEAYVGSGGQMHRLVSCETASFSNQEKNDISHTNPAVYEHLKNWVGISVVEKPVRQNNCVEKFILFEESPSEEPEFQEESEESEENQISVKQYKVAPRQVSVDKPPLARLNISPRLGEAGEEILLDAGLSRDAQGLAEHLMVRWDLNGDGVWDLPQEGEYSSKKQILHTFDHPGVYNVSVEVRDRMGRHSVASKQLEIKEAIRVEEISGPLQAYTGQQIEFALKISSGLDRIDQFRWEFNKEGFGKIEKTHQPSIWLDFDQPGEYMLSVYLSGEPESEMSKQFQFRIVDSPVEVSAGGPYSGRTYHPVVFEGKVQSSFRKVEKMEWDFTGTGVSDFSGVSSVSEYIFNEPGVYRAVFTAEFDDGTRVADTAIVTIEHRPPLANAGEDVASRPGRRVRLAGTGDDPEGRIIRYEWDFGGNGEFDWSSGESGEVTHRFDEYTKAVLKVTNEYGVSALDTVNIIICPPEMALIEDGKYCIDIYEWPNKRGTVPEVNVTYQEAKDSCERVGKRLCTPQEWEMACRDSRDRNSYPYGRRYDTDKCNTLGNPFVKNQIAPSGTFPDCAGRSGIYDMSGNVAEWTFSEDRDKAFVYGGFYQSGENESRCDSKLLLEKNRNYFYTGFRCCK